The DNA segment TGTATTTGAAGAGAAGGGCTAAACTAAAGACTACTTCACCCGTGTACACATATTTCTGGGTTCCTGTGTATTCTGGTAAAGTGTGCTCTTGCAGAGTGTGAGGTGTGAATGTGGTTTCCTGTAATAGCCTGCATGTGCCTGCAGCTGAAGGGAATGAGTGGGGAACTGGAAACTTTGAGCATTAGAATATTGCCTAAATGTTTTTTGATACAGCACAATGATATTTCAGGCATGGTGATCCATCACAGTGATATTTTAACGTATTTGACAAAAAGTTTCCAATGGGCATTGCCAGTGACGTCAGGTCGTGTTTATGACTTTGGGATGGGTCCATTTATGCACCTAACTGATTATTTCCCTCTAGACGTTTGAGCAAGAACTCAAACACACCACAGTGTTTATAATCATGTGTCATAAACATAAATCAAGTTATGAGTCATAACTTCCCTGTTCACATTTGAACATGAATGtaaatacaaaaatgtaatCAAGGAACCCAGCTAAGTGGTTAGAGgatctgactgcagatcaagagatttGGATCAAAGCGTCTACTTATTGAATATATCCTCGTTCGTTGAACTGGTAAACATGAATGTAAAATGTGTCAGCTATCACAGAATGCACTgcgtgtacatacacacacattatcgaATATGTAGTGGCTTACAATGTGAATGACTGGCTCTCCGCTAGGGGGCGCACAACACCGGACCCAAACCATTACATTTGTACACAGTTGTTTATAAATAGTCTAATCTGCCCTTGTGAACTGGGAGATTGCGAATAATGTTGGTCACCACCCATGAAACTTTAGGCAGATAAACTTTGATCAATGAGATAAAAGACGTTTCCTTGTCGATCACACTGGGCCTGGTTCATGGTGAGTAAAGCACTTATGAAACAGTAACCTGAGGTAACCTGACTATTACACGTGTGTGCGTCTTAAGAAGCTGTGCAGCATCGCTTCTCTTGTGTCCTCACCGTCATTTAACATATTTAttcacaaaaaatatatatttattaccaTTTGAAATCTGAAAAAGACCATAGCATAAACAAAAGTGTAAATATACAGCACTCTACGTGTATGATTAGGTCTTGTGACCTCCTATGCAATTCAGCTGCCTCAGTGAGTAAGAGTGTTAACACACTCACAGTTCTGTTTGTAGGCTATTTGCTACATCCTGAAACATTGTGGTTGGCTTGTTAAAAAGCAAGTTTCACACTACAGAAGACCAAACACAGAGTAAGAACTTCCAAACGAACACAAATAACAATAAACTAATTAATAACCCGACTCAGCAATTTACTGCAAACTGTTGAATATTAGGCCCGAATCCTGAAAATATCATCAGTCGCTCTAAACTATTCACATTTTTTGTATACGTTTTGTTTCCACAGTATTTAAAAGCAAACAATTATTAGTATCTATTTCTTTTCGTCTTCTTTCCAGCTCATGCCACGATGGTAGTCGTCATGTCAGACGACTTGGACAACACTGAGCTCCTTCTGTCTGACAGCTCGCTCGTCGCAGACGGCGGGAAAACCCCCGGCAACCACGCCCTCAGCTGCTTCTGAACACGACTCCTGAACTTCTGTCCTGCGAAAGCGTAGATGATGGGATTCAAACAGCAGTGAGAGAAAGCGATGGTCTCTGTCCACTGCAAAGCCATGTCGATGCTATTGGAAACGTCACAGTCAGCCGAAACAACCGCTATGGTTTGCAGATAGCGCAGGAAGATCGCCATGTTGTACGGGGTCCAGAAACAGAAGAACGCAACGATTATGATGAAGATCAGTTTGATGGCTTTGTGCTTCTTGACGGTTTTGATGTTGGCCAAGGTGGGGATGATTCTAGAATAGCAGACCCCCATgatcaggagagggaggaagagacccAGGATGTTCATCTCCAGGTAGCTAAACTGGCGCCACATGGTCCCTGCGGGAAACTCCTGTCCACACCGCCCTTCCTCCACCCGTGTgaaggtgagggtgggg comes from the Osmerus eperlanus chromosome 7, fOsmEpe2.1, whole genome shotgun sequence genome and includes:
- the LOC134023881 gene encoding C-C chemokine receptor type 4-like; the encoded protein is MSGELEYSGYYYEEEDLHAPCNNSSVQAFGRVFLPILYSLVFLLGAVGNSVVVCVLLKHYNQINMTDICLLNLALADLLFILSLPFIAHYAAASDWSFGDFLCRLVTGCHNIGFYGSIFFMVAMSVDRYVVILHTHSVARHRSVRVGAVLSVLVWLASLCASLPTLTFTRVEEGRCGQEFPAGTMWRQFSYLEMNILGLFLPLLIMGVCYSRIIPTLANIKTVKKHKAIKLIFIIIVAFFCFWTPYNMAIFLRYLQTIAVVSADCDVSNSIDMALQWTETIAFSHCCLNPIIYAFAGQKFRSRVQKQLRAWLPGVFPPSATSELSDRRSSVLSKSSDMTTTIVA